The DNA segment TGTACAGCTACTTGGATATTATTGACCTTTTTTTGGTTACCGCACTTCATTTGTTACAacattttgttttttattttttcttatgttGTATACTTCGTGGTATAAAATATTAGCCCTTCCTCTACTCGAAATATGAACTTTGTTCCCAAAAATCTGAAAACCAAAAGGATATTTCGAATATGAAAGTGCTAAAACAGCTAGAATAATATGATCGTACATGACACAGTATGTATGCTTGATTAACGAGTCTCTATTTCCTTTTGATTGTATATATAACggtgttaaaaaaaattatagtaTGTAACTTAATCAATTATATCGTAACTCTTTTTTAAGTTAGCATATCAAGTTTGCTGTGAAGAGTTACCATTACTTATAAAATATTGTAGGTCAATTTAACCTGATAGTATGAAAAATCAGTGCATCAAACTTAAACTATTTATTCCTTTTATTCTTTTGACAAAGCAATAAGCTTATTACTCATTAATATGCGACATTTAAGGGAAAAAAGGATTGGAAAACTTTTAATTTGTCACTTGAGTTGTATCATTAATGTTAGTGACTTTGGCACTTAAATATCTTTTTCTCGTCAGTTCAGTTGCAATATATACGATCTTTTACATTCTACTTCCTAATACATACAAAAATTGTTTGTCAGCAGCTACAGAGCTCTGAAGTAGAGATCCTGTTTGTTTTACAGATGATCAATAAAACTGCCCATCTTGACGTCAAATACTAACAAACATGCAAAACTCCAAAGATTGTATGAACTCAACTCAACCCAGGACTTGGCACAAAATACTCGAGTTGCAATTAATTTACATGCACTTGCAAATTAGAAGTGCTTTTTTCCAGCTAAActcgttgtttttttttttttttttttgatttataaAACAAGTTGAATTATCTTTCTAGCAGATTGGAACAAAATTCCATAGAAACTCAAAACCAGTTTTAACACTGTCCTCTGCCTTCCAAACAAAATTTAAATGCCAAAATTTATAAAGTAGCCACTAATTTATAGTTCTGCATCGAAGAGATCAAGACCACTATTTTGTATGTTTTAAGCCTCTGTGATGGGGTACTCGAACACGACGTCTTTGCCTGAAAGCTTCCTGTAAACTGCAGAAAAGGTCTCCAGCTTGTACTCGGTGTTGTTGCGCTCCTTGGGGTCCAAGAAGACCTTCATTATCTTGGATCCATCAATACGATATCTAGTTCGCTTCCCAACAATCTCAGCTGGTACAACCAAGTCCTCCAATATAGCATCGTGAACAGAAGTAAGAGTCCTGCTGCGTGGTCGCTGGGCAGCAGAGCCTCTCTTGGGGGGCCTAACTATCCTCCTTGTGGCAATGAAGATCACATCCTTTCCACTGAATTTCTTCTCCAACTCCCTAACAAGCCGGACATGAACCTTGCGGAAAGCTTTCCTCAGTCTGTATGGCACGTGAATAACAACAGCTTTCCTACTTCCAGACACATCAATTTGAGCTGCTGAATTGATGTATAGATCCTTCAATTCACTTTTCAGCTCTTGGTTGGTGTTTTCCAAGTCAAACAAAGCCTGTGCAACGGACTCCTCAAATTCAGAAGGTTCAGCATCTTTGTCTTTGTGAATCTTTTGCCTTGACGTGTACATCTTCACAGATCTCTGAGTGTTCGGCAACGGCGGACAGATCTGTGAGTGTGCCGGAATCACTTGCCCTGACAGAAGATAACTCGTTGGTTTAAATTTCATCCTCAACAtaatctttttcttctttcctttttcgaTACTCGAAGTCCTTCCCACTCTATATAAAAGAGCGCGCaggttaaaaataaaaaatgtaggccAAATACTAAAACTCAAAGTAAAATATCAGAGGGGAAATACCCTGTTACAGTCAATATGGAAAATCAAGAGTCATGCTTCAATACACAAAATTAAGGTTGCCAAATTGGCGGGTCTGTCAAATTGGTGGGTCTGTCAAATTGCCGGTTTGAGCTGCGTCCAAAAGTTGGGCTGAGATGTGTTGGGTCATGATAGGCTAAAGTTTGGTCATAGCACAATTCGCCCAACTCTAATCAAGCTTTAATTAATGTGTGTTGTTTTCTTATGAATTGTTTATTTATCaaataagactttttttttccttttgttatggtcatatataaTATATCAAACAAAACAAGATTACTTAAAAGATATTTTAACAAAGTTACTCATGGATCAATTAGCACTAAAAACTAGAATGGATTGGGTCGAGATGAGCTGAGTTCAACGAGTGAGCGGATCAATTACCGGCTCAACCTTGGGCAGGTAGGATGAGTTAAATGGGTTTGGGTTCAGATTGCCACCCTTACACCGAACAAAAATGCTTTCTCTGCAAATAATTTTTTTGGAAAAGGGCCAAATATACCCCTGTACTATCAGAAAAGATTTAAATGTACACTTCATTATACTTTGAGTCCACATATACCCTTGTCGTTatactattggttcaaatatatCCCTTTTCCGTTAAGTTTATCCAAAGTGAACATCTAATCCTACATGTCACTGACATTTGATGAGGTATATGCCACATGGCTTGCCACCTCAGCGCCCCTAACCCATTTTACCTCTCACTTATATTTTTTTCTCTACCATTACCACTACCATGAAAAATATTGTATTTCAAATTTTAGTCTTTTATATATGGATTGCTGAGGTGGCATGCCATGTGACATCCGCCTCATCAAATATCAGCGTCACGAAGGATTAGATGTTTATCTTGGACAAACTTAACAGAAGAAAtgtatatttgaaccaatagtatTACGACAGTGATATATTTGGACCCAAAACATAACGAATGGAATATTTAACCTTTTTCTCATAGTACATGAGTATATTTGGTCTTTTTCCATAAAATTTTATATGAATGGAGGATATAAATCCACATGCACTAGAATTAGAAACAAACAGAGCCAACAATATAAATAGACCTGAGAGAAGGGGTAAAATGACAGATATATATTAAACCAGATAACAAAAAGTAACACAGAATAACTGGAATTTTATTCTGAATTAAGCTAGGGCTAAAGATTTTATGCTTGCCAATATTGGACAGTATGCAATTAATCAGGTGTCAACCAAAAAAATTACTAAGTATTATTTTAAGAACTTGTAGAACCAAGAGACTCCATATCAAATGTTGCAATTATTAGTGATGTTAGCTGCTGTTGTTAGTACTTAGCTGAGAATATTAGAGTTAGTTACGCAGCTAAGAGTTAGTTACATTATAGAAGCTTCCGGAAGTTAGTTGAAGTCACAAAGTTAGTTAGGAAGTTTGTTACAATTAGTTAGAGTATTGAGCTGAGATCTTCAATATATAGAGTGTAAAATGGACATTGGATTCATTCGTGAAAATATTATTCTACTCTTACTCTTAAACTCTTCTCAAGCTAAATTCTCAGCACTAACCTGACTTTAGTTCATTGTTCTTCGAAATTCTTGCATTTTCTAGATCAATTTTCTCTTTGATTGTACTGTGTgcatcaattggtatcaaagctACACGATTCTCGAATTCACATCATGACTAAAAATAGTGAAATTGTGACTAGAAATAGAAGCCAGGAGCAACAATCACAAGATATGGGAGAAAAACTTGTACATATTCAGCTACAGTTACAGAAGCTCATGGAGGGAATGTCGAACATGAATGAATGCAATTTAATGGCAGATAAGGTGATTGGGGAGATGCGGTCAACCGTTAACAATCTCAGCAGAAAAGACAGTGGAATTGAAGCTCGAAGAACTGAATCTTCATTAGAAGACAAAGATGGTTACATGGAGGTCGTACCTGAAAGAAGGATGAGAGACAATCAATGAAATCAAATAGTTGCTGCTAGCAATTTCttcactagatactagaggttaGAATTTCCTAAATTCTCTGGCTACGATTTAAAGACTTGGTTATATAAGGTGGATCAGTTTTATGCTATGGATGAAGTTCCATTTGAtcagagtctcaaggtcacttcaacccatttggaagGAGAGGCTATTGCTTGGCATAAGTAATATATCAAAGCTAGAAACTCAGTGATCGATCCTACTTGGACTAGGTATATAATAGATTTAAATGAGAGCTTTGTTGAAAAATTTGAAGATCACATGGAATCTTTTAAGAATTTGGTGCAAACTGGCAGTGTGAAAGAATATCAAGCCGAGCTTGATAGGTTATTGACTGGGGTGAACCTCTCCAATAAAAATATAATAGTTGTTTCTTAGGAGGTTTGAAACCTGAGCTTAATAAATCAGTAAAGGTCCAAGCCCCAAGAACACCAATGCAGGCCTACAAGATTGCAAGACTGCATGAGAAACTGTTTAAAGCTCAAGCAAAGACTTGGGGTCTAAAACCTGTGAGCAAGTCAGCTCAGGGTGGGTTGCTACCTACTCCAAATCAGTATAAACcacaatttttttgaaaaacctactATTCATCTACCTGCATTCAAGAAGCCAATTGAATCACAATAGAGTAGAACTAATAGAATCCTAGGGAGAAGGTTAACTGCAACAGAAATGGATGATAAGAGGGCTAAGggtctttgttttttttcctggGATGAGAAGTATGTTCCAGGACATAAATGTAACTCAAAATAGGCAGATCTATATGATAGAAATGTTGATGAAGAGATAGTTGTGAATGAGGCAGGAGAAGATCCTCTGCAGGAAATTATGGAGGGAACAGATGAACTAATGACTATATCACTGCAAGCCTTTACTGGTGTAACAAGCTATCAGACCATCAGAGTTACTGGATACCATGAGAAGAGACCTTTGCAAGTTCTTATTGGCACTGGGAGCACACACAACTTTATTGATCAAGACATAATCAAGAAGTTGGGGTGTCAAGTAAGCAGCATTATGGCTCAGTCAGTAAGTGTAACTGATGGAAGGAAGGTGCAGATAACCTCAGTCTGCAGAAATCTTCAATGGCTCTTACAAGGTACCACTTTCAGTTCTGATTTCCTGCTATTATCTTTGGATTTTAAGAGTACAATGGCTAAATATCTTGGGTAGAATCCTATTTGACTTCAGAAATAGGACCATCGAGTTCATGTATCAAGGTAAAAAGCATGTACTAAAAGGGGCAGCTAATTAACTAAAGTCAACTAAAGCTAAGAATGTTAATAAACCCGAAGAAAGAAGTACTCAATTCTTTATGCTAACTGTAACAACTAGTGAAGGGAGGTACTTCTTGCCATAATATTCAGGTTACACAAGGAGAAGTAATTGCTCCTGAACTATTTGAGTTGATTGAGTAGTATGCCAGCATCTTTTTTGTGCCTAGTACTTTTCCACCTCACAGAGGTGATTTCATAGAATACCCTTGGTTGGAGGGTCCAATCCAGTCAACAAAAGACCCTATAGGTATCCTGGGGTTAAAAAGAAAATTATAGAGAAGTTCGTACAAGAGATGTTATATCAAGGAGTCATACAACATAACACAAGTCCATATGCATCTTCAGTTGTGTTGGTTGGGAAAAAAGATGGGAGTTGGAGGTTATGTATTGATTACAGGGAATAGAATCAACTGAATATTAAAGATGAGTTTCCTATACCCATTATAGAAGACTTGTTGGATGAGCTGGGAGGAATTGTGGTGCTTTCTAAGATTGATCTTAGAGCAGGATATCATCAGTTAAGAATGGCTGAAGATGATTCTCATAAAGCAACTTTTAAAACTCATGAGGGTCATTATGAATTTCTGGTTATGCCATTTGGCCTAATGCTCCATATTCCTTTCAAAATTTCATGAATTCAGTTTTTAAACCATTGTTCAGGAGGACAATATTGATTTTCTTTGATGCTATTCTAATATATAGCAAGTGTATGTCTGACCATATTGCACATGTGAAAGCTGTCTTTGAACTAATgtacaaatttaaattgtatgCTAAGATGTctaagtgtgcatttggagtttcTAAGGTAGAGTATCTAAGCCATTTTATCAGTCAAGAGCCTAAGAACATTACAACAGTAGAACGGTGGCCTATTCCTACTAATGTCAAACAGTTGAGAGGCTTTCTAGGTCTGGTTGGGTATTATAGGAGATTTATACAAGGCTATGGAGCCATTTGCAGGCCATTGCATGACCTACTCAAGAAGGATGGTTACACATGAAATTCTGAAGCCACCACAACTTTTGGTAAACTAAACCAAGCATTGATCTCTGCCTCTGTGTTGGCAATTCTTGACTTCACAAAGCCTTTCTTAGTGGAGACTGATGCAAAAGGTAAAGGCATAGGAGCTATACTCATGCAACAAGGGCATCCCATAGCCTACATCAGCAAATCATTGACACCTAGACACCAGGCAATGTCTGTTTACGATAGGGAATTATTAGCTCTTATATTTGCTGCCACTAAATGGTCACATTATCTCTTGGGAAGATAATTTATAGTCAAGACTAATCAGAAATCTTTAAAACACTTATTGGAGCAACATATCCAAACTAACTTTCAAATAGATGGCATTTCAAAATTGATGGCTTTTGATTTGTCGATTGAATGCAAGAAGGGGCTGAAAATAAACTATTGATGCCTTATCAAGGAAGCCAAATTCTGAATTATTAGCCATCTCTTTATTATCTCCTAATGATTCACTATATAATCAGATCCAGGCAACTTGGACTTCTGATGATCATCTATAGGAGTTAATTGCTAAGTTACAGAACTAGCCTTATAAATCATTCACCTGGTACAATGAGAAATTAAGGTGGAAGGGTAAATTGGTGATAGGTGTTGACCAGCATCTTAGAACAACCATCATTGGGTTATGGCATTCCACTACACAAGCTGGACACTCTAGTATGGATACTACATTAAAGAAGTTGCAAGCTCTTTTTACTGAAAATCAATGGCTGCAGATATAAGGGACTACATTAACAAGTGTGATATATGCCAAAGGCACAAGTATGATGCTGCTGCTTATCTTAGTTTGCTACAGCCAGTCCCTATTCCTGATGAAGTATGGACTAACATCTACTTAGATTTTATTCAAGGCTTGACTAAACCTCATGGCAAGGATGTTATTCTGGTTGTTGTGTATAGACTCAGTAAGTATGGACTTTTTATGAGTCTGCAACACCCATATACTGCTCATATAGTGGCCCAATCCTTCCTAGATAATGTTTACAAACTATATGGATGGCCTGTTACAATCACAAGTAATAGGGATCCAGTGTTTTTCGGTAATTTTTGGCAGGAATTGTTTACTTTGCTAGGGGTTTAGCTGCAGAGATCTACCTTATATCACCCTCAAACTGATTGGCAAACTAAAGTTTTAAACAGAACATTAGAGAACTATCTCAGGTGCTTTTGTTCTAATAGTCCTCATGATTGGCCTAAGTACTTACCATTAGCTGAATGGTGGTATAACAACACATATCATACTGTTATTTAGTGCAGTCTTTATGAGATATTATATGGTCAAAAGACACCACTCCATCTTCCTTATCTAGCTGGAGAAGCTGCATTAGAGATGGTTGATAGATCATTAGCTGCTAGAGAAGCTATTGTTTAGTGCACATCAGAGAATGAAGGACTTAGCTAACAACCATAGGTCTGATAGAAGCTTTGAAGTAGTGGATTGGGTGTATCTCAAATTACAGCCTTACAGACAGGTTTCAGTTGCCACTAGGCCATTCAAAAAGTTAGCTGCCAAGTACTATGGCCCTTATCCTATTGATGGTAAGGTTCGAGCTGTTGCTTACAAGCTACTGCTACCTGCTGATATCTTGATCCATCACACCTTCCTTGTATCCCAACTAAAAAAGTACCATGAAGTTCCTGCTGTCATCAATCATCCTCCTGTATTTCACCTCTCTAGTCCCTACAGTCCATTTCCTGAAGATGTCCTAGCAAGAAGAATGGTGAAGAAGGGCAACAAAGTTGTCGTTCAAGTGCTAGTGAAATGGACAGATATTGATCCTGCTCAATCTATCTGGGAATATCTTTTAGAACTTCAATACATATTTCTTACATTTCAATCTTGAGGGC comes from the Nicotiana sylvestris chromosome 4, ASM39365v2, whole genome shotgun sequence genome and includes:
- the LOC138890322 gene encoding uncharacterized protein — encoded protein: MKDLANNHRSDRSFEVVDWVYLKLQPYRQVSVATRPFKKLAAKYYGPYPIDGKVRAVAYKLLLPADILIHHTFLVSQLKKYHEVPAVINHPPVFHLSSPYSPFPEDVLARRMVKKGNKVVVQVLVKWTDIDPAQSIWEYLLELQYIFLTFQS
- the LOC104233039 gene encoding small ribosomal subunit protein eS7-like; translation: MLRMKFKPTSYLLSGQVIPAHSQICPPLPNTQRSVKMYTSRQKIHKDKDAEPSEFEESVAQALFDLENTNQELKSELKDLYINSAAQIDVSGSRKAVVIHVPYRLRKAFRKVHVRLVRELEKKFSGKDVIFIATRRIVRPPKRGSAAQRPRSRTLTSVHDAILEDLVVPAEIVGKRTRYRIDGSKIMKVFLDPKERNNTEYKLETFSAVYRKLSGKDVVFEYPITEA